In Brassica napus cultivar Da-Ae chromosome C2, Da-Ae, whole genome shotgun sequence, the sequence cgtgcataccatatttgtttcataattttttttttatttgcattaaaaaaaatcattcagattaatttatatcattttggGTTCAAGTATACATATTTGTTTCCATTTTCGGTTACTTgcataagaaaattcaaaaaaataagtgTTAGttttctttccatattttattttcacttgTGTTAATTGTCATTCCATATTGATTCATTTCGTTTATGCATTGAGAAAACcaaaaggaaaattattttaGCATAGTTTATTTCATTTCGGTTCATAATTGCAATTTTtcggtttaattttaattagctTGCATTTTTGGTTCTTATTTTGATTCGACCAGGATTTTCCATACCTTCACTTGATCTTTGAGAGTGTTTTCAGGAAGCCATGGTAGGAAAAACAAACGGCCAAAGTCAGATGGCCAAACAGAACCAACAGTTGACAGCTTTGCAAGAGATCAATGATCGGATTGCTCAGTTGAGGAAAAGAAACAAGGCACGAGTCCAACGTCCACAGCAAGGAGAAAGGAGATTTGGAGACTCACCAGAGGCTGTCTATGtcgagcccaagccaccagatccttcaaggATCAATCAACATCCAACTTCTCAAACCCATACTCATCATGTTGCTAATTCTCGGTTTGATCATAAATCTTTTGCTGATAAAATTGAACTCTTTACATTTTCAGGAGGAAGAAGTTACCTATTTTGGGAGAGGAACcttgatgaatggtttcactACAACAACATTCGGAAAGAAGAGAGACTATCTTATGCCATTGATCAGCTAAGAGGTAATGCCTTTAAATGGTgggtacaagaagaagaagatagatgGTTTTACAAGGAGCCAGCTATCAAAATGTGGAGAGATCTTAAGAAAGTCATGAGGGATGAATTTGCACCAGAACTCACAAGATCTAAGATCCAAAAGATATACCCAAGGAGGTATCTAACTCATGGTtccaaagaaaaatcagacaaaccGATTTTTCAAGAGAAggccaaggtaagtcctatacttgataaatttgtttataaatcatctcccactggtatgagtcacttgtctttgtccaaggaTGTTAAGACAGGTCCTGAGATTGAGAAAGACACGACCTCCACATCTTTGTTGGAATCAAAAGTTGTCCATGATTTAAGTCTAAGAGACAAAGAGATTTTAAACCCAAAGAAAGAGGAGTCATCAAGCCAatgtaagtcttctaactcTGAGGATTTAAGATatcagacatgttatagatgtcataagaAAGGACACTATGCTGTATTTTGTCCTACTAAACAAGCATTGATAGAAACATCACTAGAAAAGAAAACTGATTTATCTATGAAGagtgatagttttattcaatcTGATTTATTAGCTCAAAATTCTTGtatgatgcacttgtctttgtcaaagggTGATGTAACAGGAACTAAGGAGCATGAATTCAAAGGAGAGGAGCCACCAGGCGCCACACCTGTGATGGACCAGAAGATGGTTCAAGACACAATGCAGTCCACGTTGCTTAAAGAAGTAAAACCGGTCATAAAAGTATCCCACCAAGGTAAGTTTCAAACACCACCTTTGGATACTAGTACTGACGTGTGTGTTCTTGGTACAGGTAGAACAAATGAAAGCTATAAGCTTATTGTAGTTCCAAAGAAAGAACCAGACCCTAAGCTCAGCCATGAACCCACTTCTAAGTGGAAACCGAAATCTGAACAATCCATTGTTCAAGTTCCAAAACCTATGGTAAGATTCCTTTTAGATAAGCATGTTCTTAATATTTTCATGACAGATATAATGCACTTGCTTTTTGTCCAGAATGTTGAGAATTTTTCAggttgcaaagaagaaagcttcaaagaaatccCACCGGATAATCTTTTGTTGCTAGGAGAATCAACTCCAAAGATGATCAGAAACGTGACCACCAAAAATTTGAAGGACCATCCACTCCAGAAGATAAGAAATGACCATGTCCAGAGCAGAAGCGTGATCCATTCCTATTTTCTCAAAGGAGAACCACCTGATACAAATTCGATTCCCAAACCGAAACAGTTCCAAGGTAAGGttttagaatctcaaaagaggatgaaagctgacttgctctatcttggtgcaggttaCATAGTTTTGAGGTCGAAACCTTGTCAAGAGGGAGAGGATGTTGTGGTCACGAAATCCATGGTTCGACCAGAGtctcaccaaaccgtccaaaccAGCCATGTAGGAGGTACCAGCGAccgaggttcagtccaaggtGTATATCTCAACAAAAAGAAGGAATTTCAACATGAAACCAATTTTATTGGATTTTACACTCAAGACGGAGTCCATCCCAATTGGAATCgagccaaaatattcacggagcaagaagttatgaattttacaaatcaGAAGTTTcccagcccgtccatctgcgagtacccgattttagaagaagattcaagctcagttaaggagcggcctgaagaaAATCCCATTataggagtcaagaggagtttatcagctttccagaaagtccaagatcaggagaaatggccacggaaattaggagttatgatcaattccccagaaccggccaaaccgacgtcatctatggaaagtctccaaccaattcaacttggttcgacccagagctatttataggaaccaggagatcatcttaaccaatcaggaggtattccagaagttctttgctgcaccagaacccaggagatcagttggttcaatggagaatcacttaaacccaaccggagctatttatggaaagattggacaatctttcggtttgatccattccaagcaattccaatccaaccaggagaaccagacgacgtccagacaaaaccaagacatccaggagacaatatacacgagccagaagagttctacaacttcatcccatgcaccagcccacataggataagaagatccccattatcaccaaactgccttatttggagtctcaagcattaaaactccaacagctcttttttcTTCAGTCTATGCACGACATCAGCACCTTCCAGACAATTAAGAAGATTCCCAGGAAGCTCACTTACCccctcaaaccgtccagatacaagGAGGACACCATCTACATTCATTTGGCCAAGATTCTCATCATTAAGCCTCCGACGGCTAGTTTTCAAGGAGCCATCAATTCCTTTGCTTCCAGGTTTattatttcgattttatttctttccttatgtcattttatgactgttagagagtccttggtcgagcctataaagctctagtctttgtttcattgtaaatcacccattttgaaagtaataagaattattcagtttttctagttttcttaaaactattgttctaagtcttttgagtttgtgtgaagcaactccaaagcaccttgacttatcaagtctcctttccatagagtcttgtggTGTCctcaacccccccccccccccatcccCCCCCCCATCCTTCCATTCCAATTCgtttgccaagcttgagagtgatacacatccaacaagcaaagcaccatctcaatccacttcaatcatcaACTGATTAGGCTGAGAGTGTCACACGACCAGCAGCCtaattccatcctatctatctttgtttatcttgttttatcatattagaaatcatatctcatttgtttttgcatttgttttcaggaTCATAACTTGCATTCCATCGTATCGCCCATCCGATCATATCTTTGGTCGATCCATCAAGCTTCCATCAACCATTTTACCATCCCTGATTTCCAGCCTGCAACAGTAAGCAAACTCCCATAACGGTCTTTCTTCAAAGAACCTTTGACCACTCTGGCTTTCTTGTCCACAAACATCTGAGCAAGCACACAACCAGGACTAGTTGTCATCGGCGCGGTCGGAATCCCAATGTCGGAGGATTTGAGCTCGTCCTCAACACTGGCACATAGCATTTGCAACTCTCCACGTGTCACCTTTGACGTATGGTCCTTTGTGAAGAGCAGATTTCTCATGACCTTAGCAGCAATGCGCAGAACAGGGTTACAAATGTGAGACTGACTGGCTGATCGGGATTTTAAATCCCCTGAAGCGATGAATTTCCAGAATGCTTGCTCTGGAACAAACTTCCTTGGAAAGGACGTCTGAGTGTATTCCTCGGACATCTCATAGACCTCTCTCAGCGCTTCCAAGTAACGGAGTGCTTAATACCGCTCGCAAAGAAAGTGAAGTAGGCATCCTCAAAGATCGGGAAACCGAGCCTTTTGAAAGTGAACTTCGCAGTGGCTAGGACTTGCCTCACCAGATCAGGGTACAACGGGTGAGTTCTGTGACAGAGATCAGCTATTCCCAGCACATGGATAACCGCATGTAAATCCTCATGGAGGCATAGGTTGCTCAAAGCCCCGGCATCGACGAAACGGGTGGGGAAGATGTTGGTTTTGAGCAAAGTGTTGTAGCGGCGTGAGGCTTCCTTATCCCATCTTGTCTCCGAGGACTTTGGGATGTTCGGATTTGTGATGGAGATCTCGGTTCCCTCTTCTCGTGGCCATGGGTAGGTTGGGGGAACAGTGTAATCCTCCCGTTCACCCCGAGCGTATGGTGGCTTGATCCTGGATACTGCCTTGGTTTGCTTGGGAGCCATCTTCGCGGAGCGGCTGCTCCGAAAAATTGGAGACTGTTTCGTTTTTAGTAACTCggggtttttgatttttatcctgcaaaaagtaaaaagaaacacaaaaacgaaatctagaataaatatttacacttaccagtgggttgtctcccaccaagcgcttggtttaagtcactagcttgacttggttTACCTATTAAGCTAAGGGAGGATCGCTTAGAGGAATTTCTTCACCCTATGCGATTGTTGTCTCTGCAAGGTATGGGTTTATGCGTTGGCCATTGACAACAAATTCTTCCACTTTCGTGTTCAGCAACACAACAGCTCCGTTGGGGCGGACCTCTTTAATGGTGAATGGTCCGGACCACCTAGATCGCAGATTTTCAGCGAACAATCGTAGCCTTGAGTTGAACAAGAGCACCTGATCCTTAGGTTGAAAGTTGCGGTTGATGATCCTCTTGTCATGGTAAGCCTTAGTTCACTCCTTGTAGATTTTAGAGCTTTCATAGGCGAGATGCCTAATTTCCTCGAGTTCGTGAATCTGCATGGATCGTCTCTCTGTTGCTGGTTTGATGTCAAAGTTGAGTAGTTTCACAGCCCAAGCACCTTATACTCCAACTCAACCGGTAGGTGACAAGCTTTACCGTACACCAGATTGTAAGGAGTGGTCCCGATTGGTGTTTTCTAAGCTGTTTTGTAAGCCCAGAGAGTGTTGTCTAGCTTGAACGACCAATCCTTGCGACTTGTGTTAACTCTTTTCTGCAGGATGCTCTTGATCTCTCTGTTTGAAACTTCTACTTGCCCACTAGTTTGAGGGTGATATAGCATGGCTACCTTATGTTGCACGCCGTTCTTCTTCAATAGATCTGCAAAGATCTTGTTGATGAAATGACTACCCCCATCGCTGATGACCACGCGTGGTACCCCTAATCTTGGGAAGATTATGGTTTTGAACATCTTAGTGACCACCCTTGCGTCGTTTATGGTACTGGCAATCGCTTCCACCCACTTAGAAACATAGTCAACTGCTACCAAAATGTACTCACTCTTGAAGGATGgtgggaatggtcccatgaagtcgaTTCCCCAACAATCGAATACTTCAACCTCCAAGATGaaattctgaggcatctcattccgtTTACTGATATTCCCTTGTCGCTGGCATGAGTCGCATCTAGAGATGCAGGAATGGGCGTCTTGGAACATTGTTGGCCACCAAAAACCGGCTTGAAGGATCTTAGACACGGTTTTAAAGGTCGCAAAGTGCGCTGCATAAGAGGAACCATGACAGTGATAGAGGATTCCTGTAATCTCAGATTCAGTTACACATCGTCGGAATACTCCGTCCTTGCAGCTACAGTACAGATAGGGTTCATCCCAATAGTAATGTCTTGCTCCTCTCAGAAATTTCCGTTTATCATTGCCAGTGAATTTGACAGGTTCTTTCTAAGCAGTTAGATTGTTGGCGATCTTAGCAAACCATGAAAGATTGGGATGTTGCTTTTTGATCGTACAGACAAGGTGTTCCAGAACGCTGGAGCAAACTGGACGGAGCGGTTGTTCTGTGACGCTTCCATGACTGATCGAGTAGACATGCTCGACTGGAAGGGTGTCATCAAGGGTTGTATTTTCATCTATTTTCATTTTGGAGAGGTGATCTTCAACGCCATTCTCAATGCCCTTTTTATCTTTGATTTCTAGGTCAAATTCCTTGAGTAATAAGATCCATCGGAGTAGCCTTGGTTTCGCATCCTTCTTCGTCAGCAAATACCTCAATgctgcatgatctgtgtgcacTATCACCTTAGATCCCACTAAGTAGGATCTGAACTTTTCAAAGGCATAGACAATTGCTAGAAGTTCCTTTTCTGTAGTTGCATAGCGACACTGAGCTTCATCTAATGTCCTGCTCGCATAATAGATCACGTGAAGCTTCTTGTCTTTTCGTTGTCCTAGCACAGCTCCAACTGCGAAGTCGTTTGCGTCTGTCATGATCTCGAATGGGAGCTCCCAGTCTGGTGGTTGCACGATGGGTGCACTGATTAGAGCTCCTTTGATCGTGTGGAAGGCTGTCAAACAATCGCTGTCGAACTCAAATCTTGTCTCCCTGCAGAGCAGGCGAGTGAATGGTCTTGCGATTTTGGAAAAGTCCTTGATGAATCTTCTGTAAAAGCCAGCATGTCCTAGGAAACTCCTGATTCCTTTGACAAAGTTTGGAGGTTGTAAGCTCATCAGCACttcttattattataaaaaattacgATAATTATaacatcttttattttttattttatatatcatataaaataaacattttaaaaagtaaattgtatctaattttttaaagtatttgtAATAAACAAAACGGATAAGAAATCCgtaaatatctatatattttttggatatctgtaaatttccaaaataaagtaaataaaaaaatcaatattcataatatacgaaacaaattataaatacCAAAAATTATGTTAGTATTTGCTATGTGTCCGCCCCTACTTAGGCTTCGAATGGTAAGCAGATCAAACCCAAAACGCAGATCAAACAGAAcaaatgcagatcaagcagatcatGCAGAACAAATGCAGATCTAACTGATTAAGCTAGTTTATCAAATTAGCGTGTTTAaccaaatgttaaaaataattttgcaaattaaatatctaaaaaatacaaattcttatctattattattttttattaatttaataaatacaaaaaaaagtttaaacattatataaaaagtaaaaaaaattacaacaaaaaaacgGTAAAAAATATCactctaataaatatattaaaacttaaaaattatataaaattcattaaaatgacaaagaGTATTACTTGTccctttaattaattttatagtcCAAATTAAAATCCAATTAAGATCCAAAGACGTTAATTAGGGCTGGACATAAAATCATTTTCCTGAATTTTGAACCCAACCTGAACCAAAAAACTGACTCATACCAAGttcaaaatgtaaaaaaataccTGGATGTGTTTTGTAGGGTGttataaaaaatatccaaagcaaAAGTGTTattaaacagaactccaacgggtgaaaaatatctgaaaaatcGATCTGAATGTCCAAATTTAtatagaatataaatatttaaaaaataaatacacttaaaatattaaatttcctATTTATTTTGCTATgatatatatcaataaatatttaaaatttaaataagtatCTTAAATACTTCATTTTATGTaagtaactatatattttttatgtttttcttttaaattttagattttattttgggTATATCTGAACCGATTTATTATAATCTgaatcctaaatttttttttcatatcattttcctcaaccataaaaataatattattttatttatgttaaatattatcaattataaaaaataaactataacaTATATGTTTCCTTAACTAAACATTATATAATTCTTTAGTATAAGCATATGTTCTgagattatataaaaaataatatgcgtgactatttattattaaaaattatataaaattgtaaatatgtaatctacatatacataattttctattaaaatatttatagaatatataaaatatgattataaaattcgtttaaaataaactactaataaaatgaaaagatggaacaatatattaaatgtacttttgaaatgaaatattatgtgatttaaaagtgaaagaaataaattaaatgaatatatttattggtaggaagaaaagaaaaacaaaaacaaaaacaaaacaaaagacaaaTGATTCTCGTTGGTCTTCGGCATATTTTTGGTGTCTTTCCTTTCTCTCATGCAGATCAATGATCATTAAATCAATGACCAAATTTATTTTGCATGCAgattttatgattttcttttgttctgCATTTGAAAAATTGAATTGAAGAAAAAATTGCAGTTCAATCTGCATTGATAATGGTCAGCATATGTACTGTGATACATTTGTAGCGTTAGAGCAACTTTATTGAGAGTTTCTTACTCCTAGGTTcttaaaatacatgtatgtgtatgtatatattatataggcGTATGTAATTGTGGGGTTCTAAGCTTTACGGGAAGCCCAACCgaaaatttcttaaataaaaaattttcgGTTAGATTTTCCGTAAAGCTTAAAACCCCGTAATTACATACACCTATATAATATATGCATATACATACATGAATTTTAAGAACAGCAGCAATAAACCTCCAATAAAATTGTTTGCGGAGGGGAAGATGAAACAACTCATCTCAACTACAAGCTACTCTACAACTCTCAACTGGTTAAACAGTTGTCACCATAACCATTTCGATGGTCAACAGCTTCATCACGCTCTTGCTCCACGTGGCTACATCTCAGCCATTAGTCTCTTTGACTCTCATATACGATTCTCACTTTTTCATagtaaaattttcttttgaaaattgaGTTGTAAGAAAAAAGAAGTACGGCAACTTGAATTTCAATCTTTTTGTGtgctgttaatttttttttttttgaataaaagtgTGCTGTTAGTTTCAATTTACATAGTATATCATTCATTTGTTCAGAAAGTTTTGttaattattgtatatatggctatgtttatgtttatgtttttattgtaTATGTTTTTCGTATTAAAAATTTGCAGGGTGttctccaaaaaaataaaataaattgcaGGGTACAACCAGGGGAAGGCGCACGGTGTAATGTACGGGGGCGCGTATCCccaactaattttgaaatttttttttgtgcccCCCATTAAATCTGATTCTACATCCGCCACTGGGTACAACGATGTCTCAACTGCATGGAAAATGAATATTATTGATTACCTCTGTATCTTCCTTCCTTAGGGTTATGACTGCTCTATTACAAATGTATCTTCATCTTTGTGATTCCAAAAGCTTAAAGTTGTAGCATTTGTAGCTAGTTAGTTTCACTGGTTGTGCTTTTCTTCTGGGTACCTTTGTCTGACTACATATTTGACGATACCGGTTAGCTTTtgacaaaaatattgaagtgCATGGAAATAAAGAATTTAACATTTTGTTAACTTTTGACCGTGTGGTTGAGAAGCAGTTACAAGTCACTAATTAATGTAAAACATATTTGTAAAGGGGACAGAATAATCATACATCTTAACATGTCTTATCTACAAATAATGCTTTTGAAACCAAATTAATGGATTGAACAACAATACCAACACTTCCATGGAGAAGGCTTTATGCTGAATATTTGAATAGAAAGTGATGAACATATGAGATTCCAAAAAGATCCAGATAACTGGAAGAAGATACTTATGGAAGAAGATACTCCATAAGCTTCTCACATCCATAATCAACAATCCGTCCGAGTTGTTCAAAGTCAACCACGAGCCTTCCCGTTTCCAAGTGTAAGCTCCAAAGAGTGTGTATCCAATTTAGTTGAATAAATAGAGGCATTCATCATTCTATAATACCACCCAGAAACAAAGTTGTAAGCATAGACTATAACAATTACACATGTATATCAATAGTATCTTGCAATCTATGTTATCTTTGAATCTAAAACACTTCGACAAACGGGACGAGCACAAGAGATATATGTATCTTGGTTCTGACTCAAATTGCAAATTAAAAATGCAGACGAAGATGCTTAAAACAACATAAGATGTCAACAAATATTAGTTTTGAACCAAGGAGGTGAGAACATCATCAGGCAAAGACACTAGCAGCAAACAAGACCTTAACTCTATTTGATTCTGAGAGAGGGTAGTCGAGTTTGTAGACAGAACCGGACCACTCGATCTTCCCCCGAATCTCTAGTCCCTGGCTTGCCTCGATTTGCGTTAGGGAAATCTCCGCAGACCAAAGCTCCAAACTCTCAGTAGCACCAGCGTTCCAGAAGATGACAATGTTGGACGCATAGTTTGTGGAGAGTTTGGTGATATCGTATTCAACCAACTGTTGTTGTTGCAGCTCTTCCAAACCCTTGACTTCCTTCCAATCGAACTCTTCTGGCAAACACCAAAGTATCGTCCCGCGGGCACCACGGGAAAATAAGAATCCTCCGATCAAACACCAGTCGTCTCTGTCTCCTGGTTTAGAATCTGTTTTTCCGCATGACACAAACATAGGAGGAAGTTTGCTTGGGGAGAAGGAGAAGATTTGACGATCCTCATCCACCACGTAAACCTTCTTCTTGCCTATCACCACGCTTTGTTTGATATTCTTTGGCCGAGTCGTAGTAGGCACACACAAAAAATCCCAAGTATAGGTGCGGGGATTGTAGACCTCTGCCCAGTTTGAGGAATCAACGTCATCCCCGCACCCTCCAAACACGTATAGCTTGCCGTCGATAACGTTTGCTGAGGCGAAAGCACGAGCCATCTTCATGGGCGGGATTTTGTACCACGCATGCTCGAAACAATCGAACATGGTGACATTCGATATGGGTTTGCCGTTTACGAGTCCACCGATGATAAATATACCCCAATCCACCACCATAAAAGAGGAACCTGATTCTGTACACCAAAGCGGGAGGAGCGGTTTCAGCTGACGTTGAACCGGGTGGAGGATGAACCACCGTGGGACGGAGTCTGGAAATATGTGCAAGCACACGTAGT encodes:
- the LOC106381215 gene encoding F-box/kelch-repeat protein SKIP6-like isoform X1 translates to MKSMKRRSGTIQGCSQLGLRKENKTKVCGLTSLPVDVVTNCLVHVSRFDLAALAMTSKAHRSLATSPFLWDLRWRMKRIEPSYYVCLHIFPDSVPRWFILHPVQRQLKPLLPLWCTESGSSFMVVDWGIFIIGGLVNGKPISNVTMFDCFEHAWYKIPPMKMARAFASANVIDGKLYVFGGCGDDVDSSNWAEVYNPRTYTWDFLCVPTTTRPKNIKQSVVIGKKKVYVVDEDRQIFSFSPSKLPPMFVSCGKTDSKPGDRDDWCLIGGFLFSRGARGTILWCLPEEFDWKEVKGLEELQQQQLVEYDITKLSTNYASNIVIFWNAGATESLELWSAEISLTQIEASQGLEIRGKIEWSGSVYKLDYPLSESNRVKNDECLYLFN
- the LOC106381215 gene encoding F-box/kelch-repeat protein SKIP6-like isoform X2, which encodes MKSMKRRSGTIQGCSQLGLRKENKTKVCGLTSLPVDVVTNCLVHVSRFDLAALAMTSKAHRSLATSPFLWDLRWRMKRIEPSYYVCLHIFPDSVPRWFILHPVQRQLKPLLPLWCTESGSSFMVVDWGIFIIGGLVNGKPISNVTMFDCFEHAWYKIPPMKMARAFASANVIDGKLYVFGGCGDDVDSSNWAEVYNPRTYTWDFLCVPTTTRPKNIKQSVVIGKKKVYVVDEDRQIFSFSPSKLPPMFVSCGKTDSKPGDRDDWCLIGGFLFSRGARGTILWCLPEEFDWKEVKGLEELQQQQLVEYDITKLSTNYASNIVIFWNAGATESLELWSAEISLTQIEASQGLEIRGKIEWSGSVYKLDYPLSESNRNDECLYLFN